Proteins co-encoded in one Callospermophilus lateralis isolate mCalLat2 chromosome 2, mCalLat2.hap1, whole genome shotgun sequence genomic window:
- the Dnm1 gene encoding dynamin-1 isoform X8 — MGNRGMEDLIPLVNRLQDAFSAIGQNADLDLPQIAVVGGQSAGKSSVLENFVGRDFLPRGSGIVTRRPLVLQLVNANTEYAEFLHCKGKKFTDFEEVRLEIESETDRVTGTNKGISPVPINLRVYSPHVLNLTLVDLPGMTKVPVGDQPPDIEFQIRDMLMQFVTKENCLILAVSPANSDLANSDALKVAKEVDPQGQRTIGVITKLDLMDEGTDARDVLENKLLPLRRGYIGVVNRSQKDIDGKKDITAALAAERKFFLSHPSYRHLADRMGTPYLQKVLNQQLTNHIRDTLPGLRNKLQSQLLSIEKEVEEYKNFRPDDPARKTKALLQMVQQFAVDFEKRIEGSGDQIDTYELSGGARINRIFHERFPFELVKMEFDEKELRREISYAIKNIHGIRTGLFTPDMAFETIVKKQVKKIREPCLKCVDMVISELISTVRQCTKKLQQYPRLREEMERIVTTHIREREGRTKEQVMLLIDIELAYMNTNHEDFIGFANAQQRSNQMNKKKASGNQDEILVIRKGWLTINNIGIMKGGSKEYWFVLTAENLSWYKDDEEKEKKYMLSVDNLKLRDVEKGFMSSKHIFALFNTEQRNVYKDYRQLELACETQEEVDSWKASFLRAGVYPERVGDKEKASESEENGSDSFMHSMDPQLERQVETIRNLVDSYMAIVNKTVRDLMPKTIMHLMINNTKEFIFSELLANLYSCGDQNTLMEESAEQAQRRDEMLRMYHALKEALSIIGDINTTTVSTPMPPPVDDSWLQVQSVPAGRRSPTSSPTPQRRAPAVPPARPGSRGPAPGPPPAGSALGGAPPVPSRPGASPDPFGPPPQVPSRPNRAPPGVPSRSGQASPSRPESPRPPFDL, encoded by the exons ATGGGCAACCGGGGCATGGAGGATCTCATCCCGCTGGTCAACCGGCTGCAGGATGCCTTCTCCGCCATCGGCCAGAACGCGGACCTCGACCTGCCGCAGATCGCCGTGGTGGGCGGCCAGAGCGCCGGCAAGAGCTCGGTGCTTGAGAATTTCGTAGGCAG GGACTTCTTGCCCCGAGGATCTGGCATTGTCACGCGACGTCCCCTGGTCCTGCAGCTGGTCAATGCTAACACAG AATACGCGGAGTTCCTGCACTGCAAGGGGAAGAAGTTCACTGACTTCGAGGAGGTGCGCCTGGAAATCGAGTCCGAGACCGACCGGGTCACCGGTACCAACAAGGGCATCTCTCCGGTGCCCATAAACCTGCGAGTCTACTCGCCGCACG TACTGAACCTGACACTGGTGGACCTGCCCGGAATGACCAAGGTGCCCGTGGGAGACCAGCCTCCGGACATCGAGTTCCAGATCCGAGACATGCTTATGCAGTTCGTCACCAAGGAGAACTGCCTCATCTTGGCGGTGTCCCCTGCCAACTCCGACCTGGCCAACTCTGATGCCCTCAAGGTGGCCAAGGAGGTGGACCCCCAGG GTCAGCGCACCATTGGGGTCATCACCAAGCTGGACCTGATGGATGAGGGCACAGATGCCAGGGATGTGCTGGAGAACAAGCTGCTCCCCCTGCGCCGAG GCTACATTGGAGTGGTGAACAGGAGCCAGAAGGACATAGATGGCAAGAAGGACATCACGGCTGCCTTGGCCGCTGAGCGCAAGTTCTTCCTCTCCCACCCATCCTATCGCCACCTGGCTGACCGCATGGGGACACCCTACCTGCAGAAGGTCCTCAACCAG CAACTGACGAACCACATCCGGGACACACTGCCTGGACTGCGGAACAAGCTGCAAAGCCAGCTGCTGTCCATCGAGAAGGAGGTGGAGGAGTATAAGAACTTCCGCCCTGATGACCCTGCACGGAAGACCAAGGCCCTGCTCCA GATGGTCCAGCAGTTTGCAGTGGACTTTGAGAAGCGTATTGAGGGCTCCGGAGACCAGATCGACACCTATGAGCTGTCTGGGGGAGCCCGCATAAACCGGATCTTCCATGAACGCTTCCCCTTTGAGCTAGTCAAG ATGGAGTTTGATGAGAAAGAACTTCGAAGGGAGATCAGCTATGCCATCAAGAATATCCATGGCATTAG AACGGGGCTGTTTACCCCAGACATGGCCTTTGAGACCATTGTGAAAAAGCAGGTGAAGAAGATCCGAGAACCGTGTCTCAAGTGTGTGGACATGGTTATCTCGGAGCTAATCAGCACCGTTAGACAGTGCACCAAGAAG CTCCAGCAGTACCCTCGGCTGCGGGAGGAGATGGAGCGCATCGTGACCACCCACATCCGGGAGCGTGAGGGCCGCACCAAGGAGCAG GTCATGCTTCTCATCGATATTGAGCTGGCTTACATGAACACCAACCACGAGGACTTCATAGGCTTTGCCAA TGCTCAGCAGAGGAGCAACCAGATGAACAAGAAGAAGGCTTCAGGCAACCAG GATGAGATTCTG GTCATCCGGAAGGGCTGGCTGACCATCAATAATATTGGCATCATGAAGGGGGGTTCCAAGGAGTACTGGTTTGTGCTGACTGCTGAGAATCTTTCCTGGTATAAGGATGATGAG gagaaagagaagaaatacaTGCTGTCTGTGGACAATCTGAAGCTGCGTGATGTGGAGAAGGGGTTCATGTCCAGCAAGCATATATTTGCCCTCTTCAACACAGAGCAGAG GAATGTCTACAAGGATTACCGGCAGCTGGAACTGGCCTGTGAGACACAGGAGGAGGTGGACAGCTGGAAGGCCTCCTTCCTGAGGGCTGGCGTGTACCCCGAGCGTGTTGGG GACAAGGAGAAA GCCAGCGAGTCGGAGGAGAATGGCTCAGACAGCTTCATGCACTCCATGGACCCACAGCTGGAACGGCAGGTGGAGACCATCCGGAACCTGGTAGACTCATACATGGCCATTGTCAACAAGACAGTGCGGGACCTCATGCCCAAGACCATCATGCACCTCATGATTAACAAT ACCAAGGAGTTCATCTTCTCAGAGCTGCTGGCCAACCTGTACTCCTGCGGGGACCAGAACACACTGATGGAGGAGTCGGCGGAGCAGGCGCAGCGGCGCGACGAGATGCTGCGCATGTATCACGCGCTGAAGGAGGCGCTCAGCATCATCGGCGACATCAACACGACCACCGTCAGCACGCCTATGCCTCCGCCCGTGGACGACTCCTGGCTGCAGGTGCAGAGCGTACCGGCCGGACGCAG ATCGCCCACGTCCAGCCCCACGCCGCAGCGCCGAGCCCCCGCCGTGCCCCCAGCCCGGCCCGGGTCGCGGGGCCCTGCTCCTGGGCCTCCGCCTGCTGGGTCCGCCCTGGGGGGGGCGCCCCCCGTGCCCTCCAGGCCGGGGGCTTCCCCTGACCCCTTCGGCCCCCCTCCCCAGGTGCCCTCGCGCCCCAACCGCGCCCCGCCTGGGGTCCCCAG
- the Dnm1 gene encoding dynamin-1 isoform X7 translates to MGNRGMEDLIPLVNRLQDAFSAIGQNADLDLPQIAVVGGQSAGKSSVLENFVGRDFLPRGSGIVTRRPLVLQLVNANTEYAEFLHCKGKKFTDFEEVRLEIESETDRVTGTNKGISPVPINLRVYSPHVLNLTLVDLPGMTKVPVGDQPPDIEFQIRDMLMQFVTKENCLILAVSPANSDLANSDALKVAKEVDPQGQRTIGVITKLDLMDEGTDARDVLENKLLPLRRGYIGVVNRSQKDIDGKKDITAALAAERKFFLSHPSYRHLADRMGTPYLQKVLNQQLTNHIRDTLPGLRNKLQSQLLSIEKEVEEYKNFRPDDPARKTKALLQMVQQFAVDFEKRIEGSGDQIDTYELSGGARINRIFHERFPFELVKMEFDEKELRREISYAIKNIHGIRTGLFTPDMAFETIVKKQVKKIREPCLKCVDMVISELISTVRQCTKKLQQYPRLREEMERIVTTHIREREGRTKEQVMLLIDIELAYMNTNHEDFIGFANAQQRSNQMNKKKASGNQVIRKGWLTINNIGIMKGGSKEYWFVLTAENLSWYKDDEEKEKKYMLSVDNLKLRDVEKGFMSSKHIFALFNTEQRNVYKDYRQLELACETQEEVDSWKASFLRAGVYPERVGDKEKASESEENGSDSFMHSMDPQLERQVETIRNLVDSYMAIVNKTVRDLMPKTIMHLMINNTKEFIFSELLANLYSCGDQNTLMEESAEQAQRRDEMLRMYHALKEALSIIGDINTTTVSTPMPPPVDDSWLQVQSVPAGRRSPTSSPTPQRRAPAVPPARPGSRGPAPGPPPAGSALGGAPPVPSRPGASPDPFGPPPQVPSRPNRAPPGVPSRRAQPHLRDLQPPDQLRLPS, encoded by the exons ATGGGCAACCGGGGCATGGAGGATCTCATCCCGCTGGTCAACCGGCTGCAGGATGCCTTCTCCGCCATCGGCCAGAACGCGGACCTCGACCTGCCGCAGATCGCCGTGGTGGGCGGCCAGAGCGCCGGCAAGAGCTCGGTGCTTGAGAATTTCGTAGGCAG GGACTTCTTGCCCCGAGGATCTGGCATTGTCACGCGACGTCCCCTGGTCCTGCAGCTGGTCAATGCTAACACAG AATACGCGGAGTTCCTGCACTGCAAGGGGAAGAAGTTCACTGACTTCGAGGAGGTGCGCCTGGAAATCGAGTCCGAGACCGACCGGGTCACCGGTACCAACAAGGGCATCTCTCCGGTGCCCATAAACCTGCGAGTCTACTCGCCGCACG TACTGAACCTGACACTGGTGGACCTGCCCGGAATGACCAAGGTGCCCGTGGGAGACCAGCCTCCGGACATCGAGTTCCAGATCCGAGACATGCTTATGCAGTTCGTCACCAAGGAGAACTGCCTCATCTTGGCGGTGTCCCCTGCCAACTCCGACCTGGCCAACTCTGATGCCCTCAAGGTGGCCAAGGAGGTGGACCCCCAGG GTCAGCGCACCATTGGGGTCATCACCAAGCTGGACCTGATGGATGAGGGCACAGATGCCAGGGATGTGCTGGAGAACAAGCTGCTCCCCCTGCGCCGAG GCTACATTGGAGTGGTGAACAGGAGCCAGAAGGACATAGATGGCAAGAAGGACATCACGGCTGCCTTGGCCGCTGAGCGCAAGTTCTTCCTCTCCCACCCATCCTATCGCCACCTGGCTGACCGCATGGGGACACCCTACCTGCAGAAGGTCCTCAACCAG CAACTGACGAACCACATCCGGGACACACTGCCTGGACTGCGGAACAAGCTGCAAAGCCAGCTGCTGTCCATCGAGAAGGAGGTGGAGGAGTATAAGAACTTCCGCCCTGATGACCCTGCACGGAAGACCAAGGCCCTGCTCCA GATGGTCCAGCAGTTTGCAGTGGACTTTGAGAAGCGTATTGAGGGCTCCGGAGACCAGATCGACACCTATGAGCTGTCTGGGGGAGCCCGCATAAACCGGATCTTCCATGAACGCTTCCCCTTTGAGCTAGTCAAG ATGGAGTTTGATGAGAAAGAACTTCGAAGGGAGATCAGCTATGCCATCAAGAATATCCATGGCATTAG AACGGGGCTGTTTACCCCAGACATGGCCTTTGAGACCATTGTGAAAAAGCAGGTGAAGAAGATCCGAGAACCGTGTCTCAAGTGTGTGGACATGGTTATCTCGGAGCTAATCAGCACCGTTAGACAGTGCACCAAGAAG CTCCAGCAGTACCCTCGGCTGCGGGAGGAGATGGAGCGCATCGTGACCACCCACATCCGGGAGCGTGAGGGCCGCACCAAGGAGCAG GTCATGCTTCTCATCGATATTGAGCTGGCTTACATGAACACCAACCACGAGGACTTCATAGGCTTTGCCAA TGCTCAGCAGAGGAGCAACCAGATGAACAAGAAGAAGGCTTCAGGCAACCAG GTCATCCGGAAGGGCTGGCTGACCATCAATAATATTGGCATCATGAAGGGGGGTTCCAAGGAGTACTGGTTTGTGCTGACTGCTGAGAATCTTTCCTGGTATAAGGATGATGAG gagaaagagaagaaatacaTGCTGTCTGTGGACAATCTGAAGCTGCGTGATGTGGAGAAGGGGTTCATGTCCAGCAAGCATATATTTGCCCTCTTCAACACAGAGCAGAG GAATGTCTACAAGGATTACCGGCAGCTGGAACTGGCCTGTGAGACACAGGAGGAGGTGGACAGCTGGAAGGCCTCCTTCCTGAGGGCTGGCGTGTACCCCGAGCGTGTTGGG GACAAGGAGAAA GCCAGCGAGTCGGAGGAGAATGGCTCAGACAGCTTCATGCACTCCATGGACCCACAGCTGGAACGGCAGGTGGAGACCATCCGGAACCTGGTAGACTCATACATGGCCATTGTCAACAAGACAGTGCGGGACCTCATGCCCAAGACCATCATGCACCTCATGATTAACAAT ACCAAGGAGTTCATCTTCTCAGAGCTGCTGGCCAACCTGTACTCCTGCGGGGACCAGAACACACTGATGGAGGAGTCGGCGGAGCAGGCGCAGCGGCGCGACGAGATGCTGCGCATGTATCACGCGCTGAAGGAGGCGCTCAGCATCATCGGCGACATCAACACGACCACCGTCAGCACGCCTATGCCTCCGCCCGTGGACGACTCCTGGCTGCAGGTGCAGAGCGTACCGGCCGGACGCAG ATCGCCCACGTCCAGCCCCACGCCGCAGCGCCGAGCCCCCGCCGTGCCCCCAGCCCGGCCCGGGTCGCGGGGCCCTGCTCCTGGGCCTCCGCCTGCTGGGTCCGCCCTGGGGGGGGCGCCCCCCGTGCCCTCCAGGCCGGGGGCTTCCCCTGACCCCTTCGGCCCCCCTCCCCAGGTGCCCTCGCGCCCCAACCGCGCCCCGCCTGGGGTCCCCAG
- the Dnm1 gene encoding dynamin-1 isoform X10 encodes MGNRGMEDLIPLVNRLQDAFSAIGQNADLDLPQIAVVGGQSAGKSSVLENFVGRDFLPRGSGIVTRRPLVLQLVNANTEYAEFLHCKGKKFTDFEEVRLEIESETDRVTGTNKGISPVPINLRVYSPHVLNLTLVDLPGMTKVPVGDQPPDIEFQIRDMLMQFVTKENCLILAVSPANSDLANSDALKVAKEVDPQGQRTIGVITKLDLMDEGTDARDVLENKLLPLRRGYIGVVNRSQKDIDGKKDITAALAAERKFFLSHPSYRHLADRMGTPYLQKVLNQQLTNHIRDTLPGLRNKLQSQLLSIEKEVEEYKNFRPDDPARKTKALLQMVQQFAVDFEKRIEGSGDQIDTYELSGGARINRIFHERFPFELVKMEFDEKELRREISYAIKNIHGIRTGLFTPDLAFEATVKKQVQKLKEPSIKCVDMVVSELTTTIRKCSEKLQQYPRLREEMERIVTTHIREREGRTKEQVMLLIDIELAYMNTNHEDFIGFANAQQRSNQMNKKKASGNQDEILVIRKGWLTINNIGIMKGGSKEYWFVLTAENLSWYKDDEEKEKKYMLSVDNLKLRDVEKGFMSSKHIFALFNTEQRNVYKDYRQLELACETQEEVDSWKASFLRAGVYPERVGDKEKASESEENGSDSFMHSMDPQLERQVETIRNLVDSYMAIVNKTVRDLMPKTIMHLMINNTKEFIFSELLANLYSCGDQNTLMEESAEQAQRRDEMLRMYHALKEALSIIGDINTTTVSTPMPPPVDDSWLQVQSVPAGRRSPTSSPTPQRRAPAVPPARPGSRGPAPGPPPAGSALGGAPPVPSRPGASPDPFGPPPQVPSRPNRAPPGVPSRSGQASPSRPESPRPPFDL; translated from the exons ATGGGCAACCGGGGCATGGAGGATCTCATCCCGCTGGTCAACCGGCTGCAGGATGCCTTCTCCGCCATCGGCCAGAACGCGGACCTCGACCTGCCGCAGATCGCCGTGGTGGGCGGCCAGAGCGCCGGCAAGAGCTCGGTGCTTGAGAATTTCGTAGGCAG GGACTTCTTGCCCCGAGGATCTGGCATTGTCACGCGACGTCCCCTGGTCCTGCAGCTGGTCAATGCTAACACAG AATACGCGGAGTTCCTGCACTGCAAGGGGAAGAAGTTCACTGACTTCGAGGAGGTGCGCCTGGAAATCGAGTCCGAGACCGACCGGGTCACCGGTACCAACAAGGGCATCTCTCCGGTGCCCATAAACCTGCGAGTCTACTCGCCGCACG TACTGAACCTGACACTGGTGGACCTGCCCGGAATGACCAAGGTGCCCGTGGGAGACCAGCCTCCGGACATCGAGTTCCAGATCCGAGACATGCTTATGCAGTTCGTCACCAAGGAGAACTGCCTCATCTTGGCGGTGTCCCCTGCCAACTCCGACCTGGCCAACTCTGATGCCCTCAAGGTGGCCAAGGAGGTGGACCCCCAGG GTCAGCGCACCATTGGGGTCATCACCAAGCTGGACCTGATGGATGAGGGCACAGATGCCAGGGATGTGCTGGAGAACAAGCTGCTCCCCCTGCGCCGAG GCTACATTGGAGTGGTGAACAGGAGCCAGAAGGACATAGATGGCAAGAAGGACATCACGGCTGCCTTGGCCGCTGAGCGCAAGTTCTTCCTCTCCCACCCATCCTATCGCCACCTGGCTGACCGCATGGGGACACCCTACCTGCAGAAGGTCCTCAACCAG CAACTGACGAACCACATCCGGGACACACTGCCTGGACTGCGGAACAAGCTGCAAAGCCAGCTGCTGTCCATCGAGAAGGAGGTGGAGGAGTATAAGAACTTCCGCCCTGATGACCCTGCACGGAAGACCAAGGCCCTGCTCCA GATGGTCCAGCAGTTTGCAGTGGACTTTGAGAAGCGTATTGAGGGCTCCGGAGACCAGATCGACACCTATGAGCTGTCTGGGGGAGCCCGCATAAACCGGATCTTCCATGAACGCTTCCCCTTTGAGCTAGTCAAG ATGGAGTTTGATGAGAAAGAACTTCGAAGGGAGATCAGCTATGCCATCAAGAATATCCATGGCATTAG GACGGGCCTCTTCACTCCTGACCTCGCTTTTGAAGCCACAGTGAAAAAGCAGGTGCAGAAGCTCAAAGAGCCCAGTATCAAGTGTGTGGATATGGTAGTCAGTGAGCTCACGACCACCATCAGAAAGTGTAGTGAAAAG CTCCAGCAGTACCCTCGGCTGCGGGAGGAGATGGAGCGCATCGTGACCACCCACATCCGGGAGCGTGAGGGCCGCACCAAGGAGCAG GTCATGCTTCTCATCGATATTGAGCTGGCTTACATGAACACCAACCACGAGGACTTCATAGGCTTTGCCAA TGCTCAGCAGAGGAGCAACCAGATGAACAAGAAGAAGGCTTCAGGCAACCAG GATGAGATTCTG GTCATCCGGAAGGGCTGGCTGACCATCAATAATATTGGCATCATGAAGGGGGGTTCCAAGGAGTACTGGTTTGTGCTGACTGCTGAGAATCTTTCCTGGTATAAGGATGATGAG gagaaagagaagaaatacaTGCTGTCTGTGGACAATCTGAAGCTGCGTGATGTGGAGAAGGGGTTCATGTCCAGCAAGCATATATTTGCCCTCTTCAACACAGAGCAGAG GAATGTCTACAAGGATTACCGGCAGCTGGAACTGGCCTGTGAGACACAGGAGGAGGTGGACAGCTGGAAGGCCTCCTTCCTGAGGGCTGGCGTGTACCCCGAGCGTGTTGGG GACAAGGAGAAA GCCAGCGAGTCGGAGGAGAATGGCTCAGACAGCTTCATGCACTCCATGGACCCACAGCTGGAACGGCAGGTGGAGACCATCCGGAACCTGGTAGACTCATACATGGCCATTGTCAACAAGACAGTGCGGGACCTCATGCCCAAGACCATCATGCACCTCATGATTAACAAT ACCAAGGAGTTCATCTTCTCAGAGCTGCTGGCCAACCTGTACTCCTGCGGGGACCAGAACACACTGATGGAGGAGTCGGCGGAGCAGGCGCAGCGGCGCGACGAGATGCTGCGCATGTATCACGCGCTGAAGGAGGCGCTCAGCATCATCGGCGACATCAACACGACCACCGTCAGCACGCCTATGCCTCCGCCCGTGGACGACTCCTGGCTGCAGGTGCAGAGCGTACCGGCCGGACGCAG ATCGCCCACGTCCAGCCCCACGCCGCAGCGCCGAGCCCCCGCCGTGCCCCCAGCCCGGCCCGGGTCGCGGGGCCCTGCTCCTGGGCCTCCGCCTGCTGGGTCCGCCCTGGGGGGGGCGCCCCCCGTGCCCTCCAGGCCGGGGGCTTCCCCTGACCCCTTCGGCCCCCCTCCCCAGGTGCCCTCGCGCCCCAACCGCGCCCCGCCTGGGGTCCCCAG
- the Dnm1 gene encoding dynamin-1 isoform X6: MGNRGMEDLIPLVNRLQDAFSAIGQNADLDLPQIAVVGGQSAGKSSVLENFVGRDFLPRGSGIVTRRPLVLQLVNANTEYAEFLHCKGKKFTDFEEVRLEIESETDRVTGTNKGISPVPINLRVYSPHVLNLTLVDLPGMTKVPVGDQPPDIEFQIRDMLMQFVTKENCLILAVSPANSDLANSDALKVAKEVDPQGQRTIGVITKLDLMDEGTDARDVLENKLLPLRRGYIGVVNRSQKDIDGKKDITAALAAERKFFLSHPSYRHLADRMGTPYLQKVLNQQLTNHIRDTLPGLRNKLQSQLLSIEKEVEEYKNFRPDDPARKTKALLQMVQQFAVDFEKRIEGSGDQIDTYELSGGARINRIFHERFPFELVKMEFDEKELRREISYAIKNIHGIRTGLFTPDLAFEATVKKQVQKLKEPSIKCVDMVVSELTTTIRKCSEKLQQYPRLREEMERIVTTHIREREGRTKEQVMLLIDIELAYMNTNHEDFIGFANAQQRSNQMNKKKASGNQDEILVIRKGWLTINNIGIMKGGSKEYWFVLTAENLSWYKDDEEKEKKYMLSVDNLKLRDVEKGFMSSKHIFALFNTEQRNVYKDYRQLELACETQEEVDSWKASFLRAGVYPERVGDKEKASESEENGSDSFMHSMDPQLERQVETIRNLVDSYMAIVNKTVRDLMPKTIMHLMINNTKEFIFSELLANLYSCGDQNTLMEESAEQAQRRDEMLRMYHALKEALSIIGDINTTTVSTPMPPPVDDSWLQVQSVPAGRRSPTSSPTPQRRAPAVPPARPGSRGPAPGPPPAGSALGGAPPVPSRPGASPDPFGPPPQVPSRPNRAPPGVPRKGPASPTRPAAPRPAEAPLLDL, translated from the exons ATGGGCAACCGGGGCATGGAGGATCTCATCCCGCTGGTCAACCGGCTGCAGGATGCCTTCTCCGCCATCGGCCAGAACGCGGACCTCGACCTGCCGCAGATCGCCGTGGTGGGCGGCCAGAGCGCCGGCAAGAGCTCGGTGCTTGAGAATTTCGTAGGCAG GGACTTCTTGCCCCGAGGATCTGGCATTGTCACGCGACGTCCCCTGGTCCTGCAGCTGGTCAATGCTAACACAG AATACGCGGAGTTCCTGCACTGCAAGGGGAAGAAGTTCACTGACTTCGAGGAGGTGCGCCTGGAAATCGAGTCCGAGACCGACCGGGTCACCGGTACCAACAAGGGCATCTCTCCGGTGCCCATAAACCTGCGAGTCTACTCGCCGCACG TACTGAACCTGACACTGGTGGACCTGCCCGGAATGACCAAGGTGCCCGTGGGAGACCAGCCTCCGGACATCGAGTTCCAGATCCGAGACATGCTTATGCAGTTCGTCACCAAGGAGAACTGCCTCATCTTGGCGGTGTCCCCTGCCAACTCCGACCTGGCCAACTCTGATGCCCTCAAGGTGGCCAAGGAGGTGGACCCCCAGG GTCAGCGCACCATTGGGGTCATCACCAAGCTGGACCTGATGGATGAGGGCACAGATGCCAGGGATGTGCTGGAGAACAAGCTGCTCCCCCTGCGCCGAG GCTACATTGGAGTGGTGAACAGGAGCCAGAAGGACATAGATGGCAAGAAGGACATCACGGCTGCCTTGGCCGCTGAGCGCAAGTTCTTCCTCTCCCACCCATCCTATCGCCACCTGGCTGACCGCATGGGGACACCCTACCTGCAGAAGGTCCTCAACCAG CAACTGACGAACCACATCCGGGACACACTGCCTGGACTGCGGAACAAGCTGCAAAGCCAGCTGCTGTCCATCGAGAAGGAGGTGGAGGAGTATAAGAACTTCCGCCCTGATGACCCTGCACGGAAGACCAAGGCCCTGCTCCA GATGGTCCAGCAGTTTGCAGTGGACTTTGAGAAGCGTATTGAGGGCTCCGGAGACCAGATCGACACCTATGAGCTGTCTGGGGGAGCCCGCATAAACCGGATCTTCCATGAACGCTTCCCCTTTGAGCTAGTCAAG ATGGAGTTTGATGAGAAAGAACTTCGAAGGGAGATCAGCTATGCCATCAAGAATATCCATGGCATTAG GACGGGCCTCTTCACTCCTGACCTCGCTTTTGAAGCCACAGTGAAAAAGCAGGTGCAGAAGCTCAAAGAGCCCAGTATCAAGTGTGTGGATATGGTAGTCAGTGAGCTCACGACCACCATCAGAAAGTGTAGTGAAAAG CTCCAGCAGTACCCTCGGCTGCGGGAGGAGATGGAGCGCATCGTGACCACCCACATCCGGGAGCGTGAGGGCCGCACCAAGGAGCAG GTCATGCTTCTCATCGATATTGAGCTGGCTTACATGAACACCAACCACGAGGACTTCATAGGCTTTGCCAA TGCTCAGCAGAGGAGCAACCAGATGAACAAGAAGAAGGCTTCAGGCAACCAG GATGAGATTCTG GTCATCCGGAAGGGCTGGCTGACCATCAATAATATTGGCATCATGAAGGGGGGTTCCAAGGAGTACTGGTTTGTGCTGACTGCTGAGAATCTTTCCTGGTATAAGGATGATGAG gagaaagagaagaaatacaTGCTGTCTGTGGACAATCTGAAGCTGCGTGATGTGGAGAAGGGGTTCATGTCCAGCAAGCATATATTTGCCCTCTTCAACACAGAGCAGAG GAATGTCTACAAGGATTACCGGCAGCTGGAACTGGCCTGTGAGACACAGGAGGAGGTGGACAGCTGGAAGGCCTCCTTCCTGAGGGCTGGCGTGTACCCCGAGCGTGTTGGG GACAAGGAGAAA GCCAGCGAGTCGGAGGAGAATGGCTCAGACAGCTTCATGCACTCCATGGACCCACAGCTGGAACGGCAGGTGGAGACCATCCGGAACCTGGTAGACTCATACATGGCCATTGTCAACAAGACAGTGCGGGACCTCATGCCCAAGACCATCATGCACCTCATGATTAACAAT ACCAAGGAGTTCATCTTCTCAGAGCTGCTGGCCAACCTGTACTCCTGCGGGGACCAGAACACACTGATGGAGGAGTCGGCGGAGCAGGCGCAGCGGCGCGACGAGATGCTGCGCATGTATCACGCGCTGAAGGAGGCGCTCAGCATCATCGGCGACATCAACACGACCACCGTCAGCACGCCTATGCCTCCGCCCGTGGACGACTCCTGGCTGCAGGTGCAGAGCGTACCGGCCGGACGCAG ATCGCCCACGTCCAGCCCCACGCCGCAGCGCCGAGCCCCCGCCGTGCCCCCAGCCCGGCCCGGGTCGCGGGGCCCTGCTCCTGGGCCTCCGCCTGCTGGGTCCGCCCTGGGGGGGGCGCCCCCCGTGCCCTCCAGGCCGGGGGCTTCCCCTGACCCCTTCGGCCCCCCTCCCCAGGTGCCCTCGCGCCCCAACCGCGCCCCGCCTGGGGTCCCCAG